In one window of Halopiger aswanensis DNA:
- a CDS encoding BCCT family transporter: MSDAEKGAIDTFFEEIDPIVFAFGALLTLGVIGAFFVSPDTVESGIESLNNQMLGAFNWALLLIVFLIVVFLLFLIVGPWGSIRLGDESPEYSFLSFFAMLYSAGFAAGVVFWGPTEALFYYDSPSPLFGGVEGGTAEAMPIAIQQTLFHWALPQLAVFTIMGIAIGYFAYNYESVPLRVSSALTPILGKENLDGPAAKIIDILAVFATIGGVATSLGFIGSQFVTGLDYQWGISMGNIGILAVVTMMTLLFTTSMVLGVDKGIRRLSNFNMVAFVLLMFATFVVGPTLFLVLIGTQALGGMLSDFVSMSLFTGAGPMGAGDPAATEWMNAWTVFYWAWALSWSPFAGLFIARISKGRTVREVAFTGIIATSAATIPWFTFVGGTAVWAEHNGIADFGAVISGEAGAEVSGFILFEALRFTMDLSAIGLGTYSLPVGGVLVYVFLLLVTTFFITSADSSTLAVSMMTTGGKARPSNINRIFWGVVLGMTAAILMILGGTGSANTLQQAAIITGTPFAFVCFAAMLALIKDFGSSYGRVLLQDETVLIGSSRTSDAESPPTGPGGPVESDDD, from the coding sequence ATGAGCGACGCCGAAAAGGGGGCGATCGATACGTTCTTCGAGGAGATCGATCCGATCGTCTTCGCGTTCGGCGCGCTGTTGACCCTCGGCGTGATCGGGGCGTTCTTCGTCAGTCCTGATACGGTCGAGAGCGGAATCGAGTCGCTGAACAATCAGATGCTCGGCGCGTTCAACTGGGCGCTGCTGCTGATCGTGTTCCTGATCGTCGTCTTCCTGCTGTTCCTGATCGTCGGCCCGTGGGGATCGATCAGGCTCGGCGACGAGTCGCCGGAGTACAGCTTCCTGTCGTTCTTCGCGATGCTGTACTCGGCGGGGTTCGCGGCGGGCGTCGTGTTCTGGGGGCCGACCGAGGCGCTGTTCTATTACGACAGCCCCTCGCCGCTGTTCGGCGGCGTGGAGGGTGGCACCGCCGAAGCGATGCCGATAGCCATCCAGCAGACGCTGTTCCACTGGGCGCTCCCGCAACTGGCGGTGTTTACGATCATGGGGATCGCGATCGGCTACTTCGCGTACAACTACGAGTCGGTCCCGCTGCGGGTGTCCTCGGCGCTGACGCCGATTCTCGGGAAGGAGAACCTCGACGGCCCGGCGGCGAAGATCATCGACATTCTCGCCGTCTTCGCGACGATCGGCGGCGTGGCCACCTCGCTGGGCTTCATCGGGAGCCAGTTCGTCACCGGCCTGGACTACCAGTGGGGGATCAGCATGGGCAATATCGGCATCCTCGCGGTCGTGACGATGATGACGCTGCTGTTTACGACCTCGATGGTACTGGGAGTCGACAAGGGGATCCGTCGACTCTCGAACTTCAACATGGTGGCGTTCGTCCTCCTCATGTTCGCGACGTTCGTCGTCGGACCGACGCTGTTCCTGGTGTTGATCGGGACGCAGGCCCTCGGCGGCATGCTCTCGGACTTCGTCTCGATGAGCCTCTTTACCGGCGCCGGACCGATGGGCGCGGGTGACCCGGCAGCCACCGAGTGGATGAACGCCTGGACCGTCTTCTACTGGGCGTGGGCGCTCTCGTGGTCGCCGTTCGCGGGCCTGTTCATCGCCCGCATCTCCAAGGGCCGCACCGTTCGCGAGGTCGCCTTCACCGGCATCATCGCGACCTCCGCGGCCACCATTCCGTGGTTCACGTTCGTCGGCGGCACGGCCGTGTGGGCCGAACACAACGGCATCGCGGACTTCGGTGCGGTGATCTCCGGCGAAGCCGGTGCGGAGGTTTCCGGGTTCATCCTCTTCGAGGCCCTCCGGTTCACGATGGACTTGAGCGCGATCGGTCTCGGGACGTACTCCCTTCCGGTCGGGGGCGTCCTCGTGTACGTGTTCCTGCTCCTCGTGACGACGTTCTTCATCACGTCGGCGGACTCCTCGACGCTGGCCGTCTCGATGATGACGACCGGCGGGAAGGCGCGCCCGTCGAACATCAACCGGATCTTCTGGGGCGTCGTCCTCGGGATGACCGCGGCGATCCTGATGATCCTCGGCGGGACCGGCAGCGCGAACACGCTCCAGCAGGCGGCGATCATCACCGGGACGCCGTTCGCGTTCGTCTGCTTCGCCGCGATGCTCGCGCTCATCAAGGACTTCGGCTCGTCGTACGGCCGCGTGCTCCTGCAGGACGAGACCGTCCTCATCGGCTCGAGCAGAACGAGCGACGCCGAATCCCCGCCGACCGGACCCGGCGGTCCCGTCGAATCGGACGACGACTGA
- a CDS encoding amidohydrolase, whose amino-acid sequence MAYEVRNRLRELRRAFHRHPEPGWREFKTTARVVEELERLGVDEIAVGREAMATDARMAVPDADELEPWLERAREAGVSEDVLERTRGGHTGVVAVVEQGDGPTVGLRVDLDAISMAESTADDHRPAAEGFRSEHDGYMHACGHDAHIAMALGTIEAVQESDFAGTLKVFFQPAEEISGGGKAMAEGGYLDDVDYLLALHVGLDHPTGEIVAGAEKPLAMAHVTATFEGASAHAGKAPNEGGNAMQAAATAIQNAYGIPRHSDGMTRVNVGYIEGGTASNVIAEEIAMEAEVRGETTGLMEYMRTELERVCYAAAEMHDCDVTLRVTSESPRADSHPALRDLIERTARGVDGVERVVPTTEFGVSEDVTYLMNRVQDGGGLASYLLVGTDHPTNHHTPTFDIDEQSLEIGVDVLTETAVELSKRPV is encoded by the coding sequence ATGGCATACGAGGTTCGAAACAGGTTGCGCGAATTACGGCGCGCGTTTCACCGGCATCCCGAACCCGGGTGGCGGGAGTTCAAGACGACGGCCCGCGTCGTCGAGGAACTCGAGCGGCTCGGGGTCGACGAGATCGCCGTCGGGCGGGAGGCGATGGCGACCGACGCGCGGATGGCCGTTCCCGACGCCGACGAACTCGAGCCGTGGCTCGAGCGGGCGCGCGAGGCCGGCGTTAGCGAGGACGTCCTCGAGCGAACTCGCGGCGGGCACACGGGCGTCGTGGCGGTCGTCGAACAGGGCGACGGGCCGACCGTTGGGCTACGGGTGGATCTCGACGCGATCTCGATGGCGGAGTCGACGGCCGACGATCACCGGCCGGCCGCGGAGGGGTTTCGCTCGGAACACGACGGCTACATGCACGCCTGCGGCCACGACGCCCACATCGCGATGGCGCTCGGGACCATCGAGGCGGTCCAGGAGAGCGACTTTGCGGGGACGCTGAAGGTGTTCTTCCAGCCCGCCGAGGAGATCTCCGGCGGCGGGAAGGCCATGGCCGAGGGCGGGTACCTCGACGACGTCGATTATCTGCTCGCGTTGCACGTCGGCCTCGACCATCCGACGGGTGAGATCGTCGCCGGCGCCGAGAAACCGCTGGCGATGGCCCACGTAACGGCGACGTTCGAGGGTGCCAGCGCGCACGCGGGAAAGGCGCCGAACGAGGGCGGGAACGCGATGCAGGCCGCCGCGACGGCGATCCAGAACGCCTACGGGATCCCCCGCCACAGCGACGGCATGACCCGCGTCAACGTCGGGTACATCGAAGGCGGTACGGCGAGCAACGTTATCGCGGAGGAGATCGCGATGGAGGCGGAAGTCCGGGGCGAGACGACCGGCCTCATGGAGTACATGCGGACGGAACTCGAGCGCGTCTGCTACGCCGCGGCCGAGATGCACGACTGCGACGTCACGCTGCGGGTTACCAGCGAGTCGCCCCGAGCGGACAGTCACCCGGCGTTGCGCGATCTCATCGAACGGACTGCTCGAGGGGTCGACGGCGTCGAACGCGTCGTGCCGACGACGGAGTTCGGCGTCAGCGAGGACGTCACCTACCTGATGAACCGCGTCCAGGACGGCGGCGGCCTCGCCTCGTATCTCCTCGTCGGAACGGATCATCCGACGAACCACCACACGCCGACGTTCGACATCGACGAGCAGAGTCTCGAGATCGGCGTCGACGTCCTCACCGAAACCGCGGTCGAACTCTCGAAACGGCCGGTCTGA
- a CDS encoding Rid family detoxifying hydrolase, translated as MADTTPIETDGAPSNDNPYSQGVRAGDTLYVSGYGPVDPETGEAVKGDVQTQTRRILENIAAVVDEAGGDGLADVVKVTVYLTDLEDYDRINEAYGAKFGGEPPARVCVEVSRLPEDVRVEMDATAYLG; from the coding sequence ATGGCAGACACCACCCCCATCGAAACTGACGGCGCACCGAGCAACGACAACCCCTACTCCCAGGGCGTCCGCGCCGGCGATACCCTGTACGTCTCCGGCTACGGCCCCGTCGATCCCGAGACCGGCGAAGCCGTGAAAGGCGACGTCCAAACCCAGACCCGGCGCATCCTCGAGAACATCGCCGCCGTCGTCGACGAAGCCGGCGGCGACGGCCTCGCGGACGTCGTCAAAGTCACGGTCTACCTGACCGACCTCGAGGACTACGACCGGATCAACGAAGCGTACGGAGCGAAGTTCGGCGGCGAACCGCCGGCTCGCGTCTGCGTTGAGGTCTCGCGGCTGCCCGAGGACGTCCGCGTGGAGATGGACGCGACGGCGTACCTGGGCTAA
- a CDS encoding aspartate aminotransferase family protein: MTAGPPIDELHFDEAPNVDSVPGPKTRSLLEKQREIDSSAVAYPNDIPIAFEEGKGATVRDADGNTYIDLFAGIGVLNVGHANPYVLEAVHEQADKFVHTVDFPTEARLELIEKLDEIAPDGLQGNNRVVFGGPTGSDAIEASIKLAKYNTGGDGLIAFRGAYHGATTGAMSVTSNKKFKGHYTPLLSDVVHAPYPHPFRQDKTPQEAVDHALEEVQAIVEDPYGGLANPAGIIVEPIQGEGGIVTPPEGFLQGLREIADDNDVVLVFDEIQSGLGRTGEWWASDWAGVAPDAMTSAKALGGVGFPLSATMYKEELDTWGSGDHAGTYRGHVVGMRAGTRAIEYIQEHDLLAHARELGEYIRDRLREAADGTERLADVRGKGLFIGAEFVDADGRPDGDVVDAIQQYCFERGVLVWTAGRHGNVLRFLPPLVLTHDLAETALDVVVEAIEHETAEAKRAA; this comes from the coding sequence CTCGAGAAACAGCGCGAAATCGACAGCAGCGCGGTCGCGTACCCGAACGACATCCCGATCGCGTTCGAGGAGGGGAAGGGGGCAACGGTGCGCGACGCCGACGGCAACACCTACATCGACCTCTTCGCGGGGATCGGCGTGCTCAACGTCGGCCACGCGAACCCCTACGTGCTCGAGGCCGTCCACGAGCAGGCCGACAAGTTCGTCCACACCGTCGACTTCCCGACCGAAGCGCGCCTCGAGCTGATCGAGAAATTAGACGAGATCGCGCCGGACGGACTGCAGGGCAACAACCGCGTCGTCTTCGGCGGGCCGACGGGCAGCGACGCGATCGAGGCCTCGATCAAGCTGGCCAAGTACAACACCGGCGGCGACGGCCTCATCGCCTTTCGCGGCGCCTACCACGGCGCGACGACCGGCGCGATGAGCGTCACCTCGAACAAGAAGTTCAAGGGCCACTACACGCCGCTGCTCTCGGACGTCGTCCACGCGCCGTACCCGCACCCGTTCCGCCAGGATAAGACGCCCCAGGAAGCGGTCGATCACGCGCTCGAGGAGGTCCAGGCGATCGTCGAGGACCCCTACGGCGGACTGGCGAACCCGGCGGGGATCATCGTCGAACCCATCCAGGGCGAGGGCGGGATCGTCACCCCGCCGGAGGGCTTCCTGCAAGGGTTGCGCGAAATCGCCGACGACAACGACGTCGTGCTCGTCTTCGACGAGATTCAGAGCGGGCTCGGCCGGACCGGCGAGTGGTGGGCCAGCGACTGGGCGGGCGTCGCGCCGGACGCGATGACCTCCGCGAAGGCGCTGGGCGGCGTCGGCTTCCCCCTCTCCGCGACGATGTACAAGGAAGAACTCGACACGTGGGGGTCGGGCGATCACGCCGGGACCTACCGCGGCCACGTCGTCGGCATGCGCGCCGGCACCCGCGCCATCGAGTACATTCAGGAACACGACCTGCTCGCTCACGCCCGCGAACTCGGCGAGTACATTCGGGATCGACTCCGCGAGGCCGCCGACGGCACGGAACGGCTGGCCGACGTCCGCGGCAAGGGCCTGTTCATCGGGGCCGAATTCGTCGACGCGGACGGTCGGCCCGACGGCGACGTCGTCGACGCGATCCAGCAGTACTGCTTCGAACGCGGCGTCCTCGTCTGGACGGCCGGCCGCCACGGCAACGTGCTCCGATTCCTTCCGCCCCTCGTGCTTACCCACGATCTGGCGGAGACGGCGCTCGACGTCGTCGTCGAGGCGATCGAACACGAGACGGCGGAAGCCAAGCGGGCCGCCTGA